A window from Salvia miltiorrhiza cultivar Shanhuang (shh) chromosome 2, IMPLAD_Smil_shh, whole genome shotgun sequence encodes these proteins:
- the LOC131013652 gene encoding uncharacterized protein LOC131013652: MTNIAKLELIALDISSKNYMSWTLDADVHLISRDLGDTIKEGNKVSEQDHVKTLIFIRHNLYDDLKIEYLTVKDPQELWANLKERFDHQKTVVLPKVRYEWMHLRLQDFKSVSTYKSVSA; encoded by the coding sequence ATGACAAACATAGCCAAACTTGAGTTAATCGCCCTTGACATCTCGAGCAAGAATTACATGTCATGGACTCTTGATGCTGATGTTCACCTGATCTCAAGGGATCTAGGAGATACTataaaagaaggaaacaaagtGTCTGAACAAGATCACGTTAAGACACTAATATTCATTCGCCATAACCTTTATGATGACCTTAAGATAGAGTATCTGACAGTCAAAGATCCACAAGAATTGTGGGCGAACCTCAAAGAAAGGTTTGATCATCAAAAGACTGTCGTCCTTCCTAAAGTTCGTTATGAGTGGATGCATCTAAGACTGCAAGACTTTAAGTCTGTGAGTACTTATAAGTCTGTGAGTGCTTAA